The following coding sequences lie in one Colias croceus chromosome 1, ilColCroc2.1 genomic window:
- the LOC123697012 gene encoding formin-like protein 2, whose amino-acid sequence MERLRASQEQFSALIEFMERYGDLSRPQRGPQGRLKADQMWARLTLLLNSVGGGVHKSQEKWKKAPPVPREEPIPEDVEIEIPVGLENFNYNTSVPTLPASPLLLDPQPSPPPPPVRPPPPLPRSPPRPTGRRSSASPRSATASPRHGMQRARRNRGLTPFDRAATEFVAVEQRRLALEETREKLSHEREREREKLLHEREREREELFHQREMERLRLESLKVEANREQTRVMQQIAVIGQRLLEILPQGPAS is encoded by the exons ATGGAGAGACTGCGCGCCAGCCAGGAGCAATTTTCTGCTCTTATAGAATTCATGGAAag GTATGGTGACCTCTCTCGACCACAGCGGGGACCTCAGGGTCGACTAAAAGCCGACCAAATGTGGGCAAGGCTCacattattacttaattcagTTGGTGGTGGGGTTCACAAATCACAAGAGAAGTGGAAGAAA gcGCCACCAGTACCAAGGGAAGAACCCATTCCTGAAGATGTGGAAATTGAAATTCCTGTAGGCTtagagaattttaattataata CAAGTGTTCCAACATTGCCAGCATCACCGCTACTGCTAGACCCACAGCCCTcaccaccaccaccaccaGTACGTCCGCCGCCCCCTCTACCGCGTTCTCCTCCGCGTCCCACTGGTCGACGGTCATCGGCGTCACCGCGATCTGCGACTGCCTCGCCGCGACATGGGATGCAGAGAGCTCGCAGGAATCGCGGCTTAACGCCATTTGACCGGGCCGCTACAGAATTTGTGGCGGTTGAACAACGACGCCTTGCACTGGAGGAGACGCGAGAGAAGCTTTCCCATGAGCGAGAAAGGGAAAGGGAAAAGCTTCTCCATGAACGTGAGAGGGAGCGTGAGGAACTTTTCCACCAAAGAGAAATGGAGCGACTGCGGCTGGAGTCGCTAAAGGTTGAGGCAAATCGCGAGCAAACTAGGGTGATGCAGCAAATAGCTGTTATCGGGCAAAGGTTGCTCGAGATATTGCCTCAAGGGCCCgcatcttaa